Proteins co-encoded in one Vibrio aquimaris genomic window:
- a CDS encoding FeoC-like transcriptional regulator, translating into MILQALKSYIAEQGCVSQKALAKKFAMSEDGVDAMLQVWIRKGVISRLVDTNSAKKITRVRYSVTGTDGLSLTVTM; encoded by the coding sequence ATGATTTTACAAGCACTCAAGTCATATATTGCAGAACAAGGTTGTGTAAGTCAGAAAGCTCTCGCCAAAAAGTTTGCCATGAGTGAAGACGGTGTTGACGCCATGCTGCAAGTTTGGATCAGAAAAGGCGTCATTTCTCGATTAGTCGATACCAATAGCGCTAAAAAAATAACCCGAGTTAGGTATTCCGTAACTGGTACAGATGGTTTGTCGCTTACGGTAACAATGTAA
- a CDS encoding FeoA family protein: MKLSHLSQGQKAKITGFSQLSNDVRKKLMVMGLLPNTPVTLIRKAPMGDPLQVEIRGVSLAVRTKIADSIVVEIQ, translated from the coding sequence ATGAAATTGTCACACTTAAGCCAAGGGCAGAAAGCAAAGATTACTGGTTTTTCACAGCTATCAAATGATGTTAGAAAAAAGCTCATGGTTATGGGGCTACTGCCTAACACACCTGTAACCCTTATTCGTAAAGCACCTATGGGAGATCCACTTCAAGTTGAGATCAGGGGAGTGTCCCTTGCGGTAAGAACAAAGATTGCAGACTCAATAGTGGTGGAGATTCAATAA
- the sixA gene encoding phosphohistidine phosphatase SixA, with protein MKILIMRHGEAEHYADTDAERALTEKGKRDSVNTAKSCVNNGYDHLDMVLVSPYLRAQQTWQAIASHFDTKQVKVCDDITPYGDARRVSDYITAVAEVEKPKSILMVSHLPLVGYLTSEFVPNINPPMFPTSGMACIEYDVINSRGELVLNIHPEINAF; from the coding sequence ATGAAAATATTGATCATGCGTCACGGTGAAGCTGAACACTATGCCGATACAGACGCGGAACGAGCCTTAACTGAGAAAGGGAAAAGAGACTCAGTCAATACCGCTAAGTCGTGCGTAAATAACGGTTATGATCATTTAGATATGGTCTTGGTTAGCCCCTATTTGAGAGCGCAGCAAACTTGGCAAGCAATCGCATCACATTTTGATACTAAACAGGTTAAAGTTTGCGACGATATAACGCCGTATGGTGATGCACGACGTGTTAGTGATTACATTACTGCCGTTGCGGAAGTAGAGAAACCTAAATCTATTCTAATGGTATCCCATTTACCCCTTGTAGGATATTTGACTTCCGAGTTTGTACCAAATATTAACCCGCCTATGTTTCCAACATCAGGCATGGCTTGTATTGAATATGATGTCATTAATAGTCGTGGTGAGCTGGTTCTTAATATCCACCCTGAGATAAACGCCTTTTGA
- a CDS encoding VOC family protein — MSRRLLDAELMPWQMKAKLDVFMQNIQSLGERIKVDLQALKADHLALRINDQELAKLAHKEWLKEGRECSNAMINGRPIIVIEFTKPLRVSNWSIDCLELPYPVQGKRYPTQSWEHVEFVIPSLAKTAEEYLDDVKRQYPSLAHQWDKLGEQGVDVKLSSPKGEGERLSNPTIAFKHQGVCIKFHPHSLKAIIESEHLA; from the coding sequence ATGTCGCGAAGATTGCTCGATGCTGAGCTTATGCCTTGGCAAATGAAAGCGAAACTTGATGTGTTTATGCAAAACATTCAGTCTCTTGGGGAGCGAATAAAGGTCGATTTACAGGCATTAAAAGCTGATCATCTTGCGCTGCGTATAAACGATCAAGAGCTGGCAAAATTGGCGCATAAGGAATGGTTAAAGGAAGGGCGTGAGTGTTCTAATGCGATGATAAATGGTCGGCCAATTATCGTAATTGAGTTTACCAAGCCGCTTAGGGTTTCAAATTGGTCTATTGATTGCCTTGAACTCCCTTATCCTGTGCAGGGGAAAAGGTATCCAACTCAAAGTTGGGAGCACGTTGAATTTGTTATTCCATCTTTGGCCAAAACAGCCGAAGAATATCTAGATGACGTAAAACGTCAGTACCCGAGTTTAGCACATCAATGGGATAAGCTTGGTGAGCAAGGAGTGGATGTTAAGCTATCCAGTCCCAAGGGAGAAGGAGAGCGCCTGAGTAACCCAACGATAGCCTTTAAACATCAAGGCGTTTGCATTAAATTTCATCCGCACAGCTTGAAAGCGATTATTGAGTCAGAACATCTAGCCTAA
- the argS gene encoding arginine--tRNA ligase, translating to MNIQALINEKVSQALEAAGAPAGSPAAVRQSAKPQFGDYQANGVMGVAKKLGTNPREFAQKVFDVLDLDGIASKTEIAGPGFINIFLSEEFLAQKAQQALSDSRLGVTTEEAKTIVADYSAPNVAKEMHVGHLRSTIIGDAVVRTLEFLGHKVIRANHIGDWGTQFGMLIANLERVQKESGEVSMELSDLEAFYRESKKLYDEDEEFAEKARSYVVKLQSGDEYCAEMWKKLVDITMIQNQRNYDRLNVSLTRNDVMGESMYNSMLANIVADLKDKGLAQEDDGAQVVFLDEYKNKDGEPMGVIIQKRDGGFLYTTTDIACAKYRYETLGADRVLYFIDSRQHQHLMQAWTIVRKAGYIPESVSLEHHAFGMMLGKDGRPFKTRAGGTVRLADLLDEAEERAIKLIESKNPELDTIEKQKIANTVAMAAVKYADLSKHRTTDYVFDWDNMLAFEGNTAPYMQYAYTRVASIFAKAGISMDSLSGDIKITDEKEKGLIAKLLQFEEAVHSVAREGQPHILCSYLFELAGQFSSFYEACPILNVEEDSIKQSRLKLAALTAKTIKQGLSLLGIETLDRM from the coding sequence GTGAATATCCAAGCACTTATTAACGAAAAAGTCTCTCAGGCTTTAGAAGCCGCTGGTGCACCTGCAGGCAGCCCCGCTGCGGTTCGCCAATCAGCCAAACCCCAGTTTGGTGATTACCAAGCAAACGGTGTAATGGGCGTGGCTAAAAAGCTAGGCACTAACCCAAGAGAGTTCGCCCAGAAAGTGTTTGATGTCTTGGATCTTGACGGCATCGCAAGCAAGACTGAAATAGCAGGTCCGGGCTTTATTAATATCTTTCTTAGTGAAGAGTTTTTGGCTCAAAAGGCGCAACAAGCACTTTCAGACTCTCGCCTTGGGGTGACCACTGAGGAAGCAAAAACAATTGTCGCAGATTATTCTGCGCCCAATGTGGCAAAAGAGATGCACGTTGGACACTTGCGATCAACCATTATTGGTGATGCTGTAGTTCGCACACTCGAGTTCCTTGGCCACAAGGTTATTCGTGCCAATCATATTGGAGATTGGGGCACCCAGTTTGGTATGTTGATCGCAAACCTTGAGCGAGTTCAAAAAGAGTCCGGTGAAGTCTCGATGGAGTTGTCCGATCTTGAAGCTTTCTACCGTGAGTCAAAAAAACTCTACGATGAAGATGAAGAATTTGCAGAAAAAGCTCGCAGCTATGTGGTCAAACTGCAAAGTGGTGACGAGTATTGTGCTGAAATGTGGAAGAAGCTGGTAGACATTACCATGATTCAAAACCAGCGAAATTATGATCGTCTCAATGTGTCCTTAACTCGCAATGATGTGATGGGCGAAAGCATGTACAACAGCATGTTGGCCAATATCGTTGCTGACTTAAAAGATAAAGGACTGGCTCAAGAAGACGATGGAGCTCAAGTTGTATTTCTAGACGAATACAAAAATAAAGATGGTGAGCCAATGGGCGTTATCATCCAAAAGCGCGATGGCGGCTTCCTATACACTACAACAGACATTGCCTGTGCTAAATATCGGTACGAGACACTAGGTGCAGACCGCGTGTTGTACTTTATTGACTCTCGTCAGCACCAGCACCTAATGCAAGCTTGGACCATAGTGCGCAAAGCTGGCTATATTCCTGAAAGTGTCTCTCTAGAACACCATGCATTTGGTATGATGCTAGGCAAAGATGGCCGCCCATTTAAAACTCGTGCAGGCGGTACGGTTCGTTTAGCTGACCTATTGGATGAAGCAGAAGAGCGTGCTATCAAACTAATCGAGTCTAAAAACCCTGAACTTGATACCATAGAGAAACAAAAAATCGCCAATACTGTCGCGATGGCAGCTGTGAAATATGCCGACCTTTCAAAACACCGTACAACTGACTATGTGTTTGACTGGGACAATATGCTGGCCTTTGAAGGCAATACTGCGCCTTATATGCAATATGCCTACACTCGCGTTGCTTCTATCTTTGCTAAAGCAGGTATCTCAATGGACTCTCTATCGGGAGACATTAAGATAACAGATGAAAAAGAAAAGGGATTAATTGCTAAGTTGCTTCAATTTGAAGAAGCCGTTCACTCTGTAGCACGTGAAGGCCAGCCTCACATTTTATGTAGCTACCTATTTGAACTAGCGGGACAGTTTTCTAGCTTCTATGAAGCATGCCCAATTCTTAATGTAGAAGAAGACTCCATTAAACAAAGTCGTCTTAAGCTAGCTGCATTGACGGCTAAGACGATCAAGCAAGGTCTATCTCTACTGGGAATTGAAACGTTAGATCGCATGTAA
- a CDS encoding insulinase family protein translates to MHLSPNDTNQYRYSTLDNGLRVLFIQDVNAQKSAAALAINVGHFDDPDDRQGMAHYLEHMLFLGTKKYPKIGEFQNYTNQHGGSNNAWTGAEHTCFFFDVMPSAFHKCLDRFSQFFISPLFNAEALDKEREAVDSEFKLKLNDDSRRLYQVHKELVNPKHPFAKFSVGNHETLGDRNGQSIREEVVDFHYQKYSSDLMTLAVIGPQSLDELEQWVNETFSSIPNRNLANKSLETPYLDDDSTAIMVHIEPVKEIRKLILSFPLPSLDKYYRQKPMSYFAHLLGYEGEGSLMQMLKDRGWITSLSAGGGTSGSNYREFTVSCNLTHSGLEHVDDIVQALFSYLNLIKREGFDQWRYLEKQAVLESAFRFQEPTRPVDLVSHLVVNMQHYLPEDIVYGDYVMNNYDQVLLQHLFDYLSMDNLRVTLVAKGYKYDRKAKWYDTPYCVNPFTQQQKSHFSTQSDLSFTLPAKNPFICYDLDPKPVEKHSSFPEVVQDLPGFKLWHLQDSEYRVPKGVIFVAIDSPHAVANVKNIVKTRICVEMFLDSLAKKTYPAEIAGMSYNMYSHQGGVTLTLSGFSKKQPELMTMILERFSSREFNVERFDTIKQQLIRNWKNAAHDKPISQLFNAMTGMLQPNNPPYADLLQALEELDVSELDEFVASILEKLHVEMFVYGDWTRADAIQLSDTLKDALRVQNQTYEESLRPLIMLGKNGSLRRSLESNQEDSAIVVYYQCEDIEPRNTALFLLANHLMSATFFHEIRTKQQLGYMVGTGNLPLNRHPGLVLYVQSPKAAPAELISSIDEFLNAFYMVLLELNDYQWHSSKRGLWSQIAAPDTTLKSRAQRLWVAIGNKDYSFNHKDRVLDELKKLTRADMIRFVVNELKPRTANRLIMHAKGNSHHASDALDVGVEIGSVEEFQLRPKDTDLG, encoded by the coding sequence GTGCATTTAAGCCCTAATGATACCAACCAATATCGCTATTCAACGTTGGATAACGGGCTTAGAGTATTGTTTATTCAAGATGTTAATGCACAGAAGTCCGCAGCAGCATTAGCTATCAATGTAGGGCATTTTGATGATCCTGATGATCGTCAAGGAATGGCTCACTATTTAGAACATATGTTATTTTTGGGTACAAAGAAATACCCCAAAATTGGAGAATTTCAAAACTATACCAATCAACATGGCGGCAGTAACAATGCATGGACAGGCGCAGAGCATACTTGCTTCTTTTTTGACGTTATGCCTTCTGCATTTCATAAGTGCCTTGATAGATTTAGTCAGTTTTTCATCTCGCCTTTATTTAACGCTGAAGCTCTCGATAAAGAGCGTGAAGCTGTTGACTCAGAGTTTAAGCTCAAACTCAATGATGATTCGAGGCGACTCTACCAAGTTCACAAAGAACTCGTTAACCCCAAACATCCCTTCGCTAAATTTTCAGTAGGTAATCATGAGACGCTAGGCGATCGAAATGGGCAATCAATCCGAGAGGAAGTCGTCGATTTTCATTACCAGAAATATTCCTCGGACCTAATGACACTCGCTGTGATTGGCCCACAATCACTGGATGAATTGGAACAATGGGTCAACGAAACGTTTTCATCGATTCCAAACCGCAACCTCGCAAATAAATCTCTTGAAACACCTTACTTGGACGATGATTCAACCGCAATTATGGTCCATATCGAACCAGTCAAAGAAATTCGCAAACTTATCTTATCCTTTCCTCTGCCAAGCCTTGATAAATATTATCGGCAAAAACCTATGTCCTACTTTGCGCATTTGCTTGGCTATGAAGGTGAAGGCAGCTTAATGCAGATGTTGAAGGACAGAGGCTGGATCACTTCTCTTTCGGCAGGAGGGGGAACCAGCGGCAGTAATTACCGTGAGTTTACCGTTAGCTGCAACCTAACTCATTCCGGTTTGGAACATGTTGACGACATTGTTCAAGCGCTTTTCTCATATTTAAACTTGATAAAGCGGGAAGGTTTTGACCAGTGGCGCTACCTAGAAAAACAAGCAGTTTTAGAATCAGCCTTCCGCTTCCAAGAGCCCACTCGGCCTGTCGATTTAGTCAGCCACTTAGTCGTTAATATGCAGCATTACTTACCTGAGGACATAGTCTACGGAGACTATGTGATGAATAATTACGACCAAGTGCTGCTCCAACATCTATTTGACTATTTGAGCATGGATAACTTGCGAGTCACATTGGTTGCCAAAGGGTACAAGTATGATAGGAAAGCTAAGTGGTATGATACGCCGTACTGCGTCAACCCATTTACTCAACAGCAAAAATCACACTTTTCAACGCAAAGCGACCTGAGTTTTACCCTGCCCGCTAAAAACCCATTCATTTGTTATGACTTAGACCCTAAACCTGTCGAAAAACACTCATCATTTCCTGAAGTGGTGCAAGATTTACCAGGCTTCAAGTTGTGGCACCTTCAAGACAGTGAATATCGCGTACCAAAAGGGGTTATTTTTGTTGCTATTGATAGCCCGCACGCCGTAGCTAATGTAAAGAACATTGTAAAAACTAGAATTTGCGTGGAAATGTTTCTCGACTCTCTAGCCAAAAAGACTTACCCAGCAGAAATTGCTGGCATGAGTTATAACATGTACTCACACCAAGGTGGCGTAACCCTCACTTTGTCTGGTTTTAGCAAGAAACAACCTGAATTGATGACCATGATTCTAGAGCGTTTTTCAAGCAGAGAATTCAATGTTGAACGCTTTGATACCATTAAGCAACAGTTGATCAGAAATTGGAAGAATGCTGCTCACGACAAACCTATTTCTCAACTATTTAATGCGATGACAGGCATGCTGCAGCCCAATAACCCTCCCTACGCTGACCTACTGCAAGCGCTAGAAGAACTTGATGTGAGTGAATTGGACGAGTTTGTCGCATCTATCCTTGAAAAACTGCATGTCGAAATGTTTGTCTATGGCGATTGGACACGTGCTGATGCCATTCAGCTAAGTGACACACTTAAAGATGCTCTGAGAGTTCAAAACCAAACCTATGAAGAGTCATTAAGGCCGCTGATAATGCTTGGAAAAAATGGCTCTTTGCGACGCTCTCTTGAATCAAATCAAGAAGATTCTGCGATAGTTGTCTATTATCAATGCGAGGATATTGAGCCGAGAAATACCGCTCTATTTTTATTGGCAAACCACCTCATGTCAGCCACCTTTTTTCATGAAATACGCACTAAGCAGCAACTGGGCTACATGGTGGGAACAGGAAACTTGCCGCTTAATCGCCATCCCGGTCTGGTTCTTTACGTTCAATCGCCCAAAGCTGCACCTGCTGAGCTGATTAGCTCAATCGACGAGTTCCTCAATGCCTTTTATATGGTTTTGCTCGAGCTAAATGATTATCAGTGGCATAGCAGTAAACGAGGCCTTTGGAGTCAAATTGCAGCGCCAGACACCACACTTAAAAGTCGAGCGCAAAGGCTTTGGGTTGCTATTGGCAACAAAGACTACAGTTTTAATCACAAAGATCGTGTACTCGACGAGCTTAAAAAGCTCACCCGAGCGGATATGATTCGCTTTGTGGTTAACGAGCTAAAGCCAAGAACGGCGAACCGCCTGATTATGCATGCCAAAGGAAACTCGCACCATGCTTCTGACGCACTCGATGTTGGAGTTGAAATCGGTTCAGTAGAAGAATTTCAACTCCGACCAAAAGACACAGATTTAGGCTAG
- a CDS encoding HIT family protein gives MSFELHPQLVQDTDVIGHFPLSIALLHKDQAVPWVILVPKRENARELHHLPIQDQQQFLLESQTVSQALEATFQPDKLNLGALGNMVPQLHIHHIARYKTDVAWPGPIWGNTEGKMRCESEQKAMLAKIQNVLSLSKLFKKD, from the coding sequence ATGAGCTTTGAGCTGCATCCACAACTTGTCCAAGATACCGATGTTATTGGCCACTTTCCTTTATCCATAGCTCTGCTGCATAAAGATCAAGCGGTTCCATGGGTCATTCTTGTACCAAAGAGAGAAAATGCCAGAGAACTACACCACTTACCCATCCAAGATCAGCAGCAATTTCTGCTTGAATCTCAAACGGTAAGTCAGGCATTAGAGGCTACTTTTCAACCTGACAAACTCAATCTGGGCGCGCTCGGCAATATGGTCCCTCAGCTGCACATTCATCACATCGCACGCTATAAAACAGATGTTGCATGGCCTGGTCCAATATGGGGCAACACCGAAGGAAAGATGCGCTGTGAGAGTGAACAAAAAGCAATGCTGGCTAAAATTCAGAATGTTTTATCACTGAGTAAGTTATTCAAAAAAGATTAA
- the feoB gene encoding Fe(2+) transporter permease subunit FeoB produces the protein MEYQILTVGNPNSGKTTLFNGLTGSKQQVGNWAGVTVEKKTGRYTHSGDDFLLTDLPGIYALDSGNDGNSIDESIASRAVLTHPTDLIINVVDATCLERSLYMTLQLRELGRPMLVVLNKMDALKRERQTIDVKALEKMLGCPVFALSANNRSQVQRFKECLHKTLVLGVALDELDITYPEEFESAIDSLQSIFQDHEQASPRALSIRGLENDLLVLNALAAEDRNRVIQAQKALEIDIDLLVADTKYTFLHQQCKRVRRAEGKLSHSFTEKVDSIILNKWVGVPFFFVIMYLMFMFSINIGSAFIDFFDIGVGALLVDGGHYLLDDHLPVWLVTLIADGVGGGIQTVATFIPVIACLYLFLALLESSGYMSRAAFVLDKVMQKVGLPGKAFVPLVLGFGCNVPAIMATRTLDQERERKLAASMAPFMSCGARLPVYALFAAAFFPQSGQNVVFALYLLGIAAAVFTGFILKRTLYPGSSDSLIMEMPDYELPTVQNVLLKTWQKLKRFVLGAGKTIVVVVTILSFLNSVGMDGSFGNQDSEKSVLSKVSQAVTPIFAPIGIEKDNWPATVGIITGIFAKEAVVGTLNNLYAPSEEGEEEFDLIASLKEAVMSIPENLSDLSYSDPLGIEVGDLTDSSVVAEEQEVDASIFGNLNQRFVSSHAAFAYLIFILLYTPCVAAMGAYVREFGHKFARFIALWTMGLAYGGAALYYQTTHFSQAPLSSSIWISSILLVCALTYRALIFAGKKQQVLEAQVV, from the coding sequence ATGGAGTATCAAATCCTCACTGTTGGAAACCCAAATAGCGGTAAGACAACATTATTTAATGGCTTGACTGGTTCAAAACAACAAGTGGGTAATTGGGCAGGAGTAACAGTCGAAAAGAAAACGGGTCGATATACTCATTCGGGGGATGACTTTCTTCTAACCGATCTACCCGGTATTTATGCCCTCGATAGCGGTAATGATGGAAATAGTATCGACGAGTCGATTGCTTCCAGAGCTGTCCTGACGCATCCAACGGATTTAATCATTAATGTTGTAGATGCAACTTGTTTAGAGCGCAGTTTGTACATGACGCTTCAACTTAGAGAGTTAGGACGACCTATGCTGGTTGTCCTAAACAAGATGGATGCCCTAAAGCGTGAACGCCAAACCATAGATGTCAAAGCATTAGAAAAAATGCTCGGCTGCCCTGTTTTTGCTTTATCAGCAAATAATCGTAGTCAAGTTCAACGATTTAAAGAATGTTTACACAAAACCTTGGTTTTGGGAGTCGCTTTAGATGAATTGGATATTACCTATCCTGAGGAATTTGAAAGCGCTATCGATAGTCTTCAATCGATATTCCAAGATCATGAGCAAGCATCCCCTAGGGCTTTATCAATTCGCGGACTGGAAAATGATCTATTAGTACTCAATGCTTTAGCTGCAGAAGATAGAAATCGAGTTATTCAGGCTCAGAAAGCTTTAGAAATTGATATAGATTTATTGGTTGCTGATACCAAGTATACCTTTTTGCATCAGCAATGTAAGCGAGTACGTAGGGCGGAAGGTAAGCTTAGCCATAGCTTTACTGAAAAAGTGGATAGTATCATTCTTAACAAGTGGGTTGGTGTTCCATTCTTTTTTGTCATCATGTATTTGATGTTTATGTTTTCCATCAATATAGGCAGTGCTTTTATCGACTTCTTTGATATTGGCGTTGGAGCACTACTGGTTGATGGAGGTCACTATTTGTTGGATGACCATTTACCCGTATGGCTAGTCACTTTGATTGCAGATGGTGTTGGTGGCGGTATTCAAACAGTGGCAACCTTTATTCCTGTTATTGCCTGTCTCTATTTGTTCCTCGCGTTACTCGAGAGTTCGGGCTACATGTCTCGAGCTGCTTTTGTTTTGGATAAAGTGATGCAAAAGGTTGGGCTTCCTGGCAAAGCATTCGTACCTCTTGTGTTGGGCTTTGGTTGTAATGTACCTGCTATTATGGCAACGAGGACCTTAGACCAAGAGCGTGAAAGAAAGCTCGCGGCTTCGATGGCGCCCTTTATGTCGTGTGGTGCGCGCCTTCCTGTCTACGCACTATTTGCTGCTGCCTTTTTTCCACAAAGTGGTCAAAATGTCGTGTTTGCTCTTTATCTTCTTGGTATTGCGGCAGCTGTGTTTACCGGCTTTATTCTCAAACGTACACTGTATCCTGGTTCAAGCGATAGCTTGATAATGGAGATGCCAGATTATGAACTCCCTACTGTACAAAATGTGTTGCTCAAAACATGGCAAAAGCTTAAGCGGTTCGTTTTGGGGGCTGGAAAAACGATTGTAGTCGTCGTTACCATTTTAAGTTTTCTCAATTCTGTAGGTATGGATGGTTCCTTTGGTAACCAAGACAGTGAGAAGTCGGTGTTGTCAAAAGTATCTCAAGCAGTGACCCCTATTTTTGCTCCTATTGGCATTGAGAAAGATAATTGGCCAGCAACAGTAGGTATTATAACGGGGATCTTTGCTAAAGAAGCGGTGGTTGGTACGTTAAATAACCTATATGCTCCATCCGAAGAGGGTGAGGAAGAGTTTGATTTGATTGCTAGCCTCAAAGAAGCTGTGATGTCGATACCTGAAAATTTATCTGATTTGAGCTACTCCGATCCCCTTGGTATTGAAGTTGGGGATTTAACTGACAGCTCTGTCGTTGCTGAAGAGCAAGAGGTCGATGCGTCTATTTTTGGTAACCTTAACCAGCGTTTTGTATCGAGTCATGCGGCTTTTGCCTACCTGATCTTTATTCTGCTTTACACGCCGTGTGTGGCCGCTATGGGGGCTTATGTTCGTGAGTTTGGACATAAATTTGCTCGCTTTATCGCCCTGTGGACTATGGGGCTAGCCTATGGTGGTGCAGCGCTTTATTACCAAACAACGCATTTTTCACAAGCTCCTTTATCCAGTTCAATATGGATTAGCAGCATATTGTTGGTGTGTGCTTTAACTTATCGAGCCTTAATATTTGCTGGCAAAAAGCAGCAAGTATTGGAGGCGCAGGTAGTATGA